Genomic DNA from Gemmatimonadales bacterium:
CGGCACGGGCCTGGCTGGCCGTTGAACTCGAGCGCGGGAAATAGCTCCCATGAGCGCCGAACGGTGGAACCTGGTTCAGAGTCTCTTTCACCGGGCGGTGGACCTGCCGGAGGCAGCCCGCGACGGGTACCTCGCTGAACAGTGCCGCGACGACCCGAGCCTAGAGGCCGAGGTCAAAGCGCTGCTGGCGGCTGACGCACGGGAGTACACGCCGGTTGACCGACCGGTCGCCGCCATCGCGGAAGAACTCTTTGCCAACTCATCAGCGGACCTGGCAGCCCACCGATTCGGTCCGTACCGGATTGCCGCCTTGCTGGGCGAGGGTGGGATGGGCGTGGTGTATCTCGGCGTTCGGGACGATCTCGATACCAAGGTCGCGATCAAGATCCTTCGCGACGCCTGGCTCTCGCCTGTGCGCCGGGAGCGGTTTGCCAGTGAAGAACGGCTGCTGGCCCGGTTGAGCCATCCGGCAATCGCGGCGCTCCATGACGCGGGCACGCTGCCCGATGGGACGCCCTGGTTCGTGATGGAGTACGTCGAGGGCGTGCCAATCAATGAGTACTGTCATAGTCGCCCCACCTCCTTGGGGGAGCGACTTCGGCTTTTCCGGTCAGTGTGTGAAGCGGTCGGGCACGCCCACCGACACGCCATCGTGCACCGCGACCTCAAGCCTTCCAATGTTCTGGTGACGAACGACCGTCGGGTCAAACTGCTCGATTTCGGCATTGCCAAACAGCTCGAAACGTACGACAACCCCACGGTGACAACCCGCACCGGTCTGCGGATGATGACACCAGCGTACGCTGCACCGGAGCAGTTCCGCGGCACGGGTGTTGGGCTCTACACCGACATCTACTCGCTGGGCGTCGTGCTGTACGAGCTGCTGGCGGGGCGGCTTCCGTTCGATCTCACCGACAAGAACTCCGCTGAAGCGGCGGCCCTGATCGCCGCGGGCGACGCAGCAAAGCCTTCGGCGGTGGCTCGGCTGCAACCTGACGGCGGTGATCGGATCGCCAGCCGGGGGGCGTGGGCCGACCTCGATGTGCTGTGCCTCAAGGCCATGCACCCCGACCCCGAACGCCGCTATCCCTCGGTCGAGGCGCTGATCCGTGACATCGATCATTTCCTCGACGGCGAACCCCTCGAGGCGCGCCCCGACGCGATGGCGTACCGGCTGGCAAAGTTCGCGAGTCGGAACTTGCGGGCGGTGTCGATTGGCTTGGGCGCGCTGGTCGTCGTTGCGGTGTTGGTGGCCTTCTATACCATACGGCTCGCCGCCGCACGGGATCGGGCCGTGGCGGAGGCCGCGCGGACCGAGCGCATTCAAGAGTTCACGATGCGGCTGTTCGAGGGGGGTGACGAATCGGTCGGGCCCGCCGACAGCCTCCGGGTGGTGACCTTGCTCGACCGGGGTCTGCGGGACGCGCGAAGCCTCGAGGCCGACGCTGACACGCAATCAGAACTGTATCTGACGTTAGGCAGCATCAGCCAGAAACTCGGCAAGCTCGATCGTGCCGATACGCTGCTGAATGCCGCGGTGTCCAAGCGGCGGGTGCTCCATGGAGATGATCACCCGGATGTGGCCGCCGCGCTGATCGAGTTGAGCGCGCTCCAGGCCGCGAAGGCGGACTTTCCCGCCGCGCTGGCCACGGCGCGCGAGGCGGTTGCCATCGCCGATCGAACCACGACGCCGAGGCACCCGGTTCGGGCACGGTCCCTCGCAGCGTTAGGCAAGGTGTTCGTGCTGACCGGCACCTACGACTCGGCGATTGTCACGCTCGATCGAGCGGCCAGTCTCATGGCGGGTGATTCGAGCCGCATGGTCTTCGTCAGCACGTTGAGTGAACTCGCCAACTCGCACTTTTACGCCGGTCACTACCCAGTGGCGGATGGACTGTACCGGCGCATTCTCGTGATGTCGAAGGCCCTCTACGGCGACCGCCACCCGCATATCGGCGACGACCTCATCAATCTCGGCGCGGTGCAGTTCGAACAGGGCAACGTCGTCGAGGCGGAACGGTACTACCGCGAAGCCCTCGGCATTTTCCGCGGCTTCTATGGCGTGGCAAACGCGGAAACGGCGTCTGCGGAAACGATGCTCAGCAGGGCACTGGTCAGTTTGGAGCGTTACGACGAAGCAATCGTTCTGGTTCGGCAGGCGCTTGCGACCTACGAAACGATCTACGGCAAGGTGCATCCCCGGGTGGCGTCCGCCGTCAACGAGGTCGGTCGGATAGCCCTCCGGCAGAATCGGTACGATGAGGCCCGGGCGTCGTTCGAGCGGATGACGGCCATTTATCGAGAGGTCTATCACGACAGGCACTACCAGATCGGCGTCGCGATGTCGAATCTGGCCGGAGTCTATCAGGCCGAGAAGCAGTACGACGAGGCGATTCGGCTGATGCGCGAGGTGCTGAAGCGATATGCCGACGTGCTCGAGCCCGATCATCAACTCGTCGGCATTGCCGACATTCGGCTGGGCCGCATTCTGCTCGGTGCCGAACGCTATGCGGAGGCTGAACGGGCTTCGCTTGCCGGGTACGAGATTCTGAT
This window encodes:
- a CDS encoding tetratricopeptide repeat protein, translated to MSAERWNLVQSLFHRAVDLPEAARDGYLAEQCRDDPSLEAEVKALLAADAREYTPVDRPVAAIAEELFANSSADLAAHRFGPYRIAALLGEGGMGVVYLGVRDDLDTKVAIKILRDAWLSPVRRERFASEERLLARLSHPAIAALHDAGTLPDGTPWFVMEYVEGVPINEYCHSRPTSLGERLRLFRSVCEAVGHAHRHAIVHRDLKPSNVLVTNDRRVKLLDFGIAKQLETYDNPTVTTRTGLRMMTPAYAAPEQFRGTGVGLYTDIYSLGVVLYELLAGRLPFDLTDKNSAEAAALIAAGDAAKPSAVARLQPDGGDRIASRGAWADLDVLCLKAMHPDPERRYPSVEALIRDIDHFLDGEPLEARPDAMAYRLAKFASRNLRAVSIGLGALVVVAVLVAFYTIRLAAARDRAVAEAARTERIQEFTMRLFEGGDESVGPADSLRVVTLLDRGLRDARSLEADADTQSELYLTLGSISQKLGKLDRADTLLNAAVSKRRVLHGDDHPDVAAALIELSALQAAKADFPAALATAREAVAIADRTTTPRHPVRARSLAALGKVFVLTGTYDSAIVTLDRAASLMAGDSSRMVFVSTLSELANSHFYAGHYPVADGLYRRILVMSKALYGDRHPHIGDDLINLGAVQFEQGNVVEAERYYREALGIFRGFYGVANAETASAETMLSRALVSLERYDEAIVLVRQALATYETIYGKVHPRVASAVNEVGRIALRQNRYDEARASFERMTAIYREVYHDRHYQIGVAMSNLAGVYQAEKQYDEAIRLMREVLKRYADVLEPDHQLVGIADIRLGRILLGAERYAEAERASLAGYEILMKQAAPPKVWLDYARADLAADYKALGRLDEAKRFEAELTATPR